One Spiribacter halobius DNA segment encodes these proteins:
- a CDS encoding cation-translocating P-type ATPase: MSAQIEVQSWHAQTAEDVLHALETHRDGLSAAEVERRLERYGENRGRPPQRRSRLRRLAAQFHNLLIYLLIAAAAVTAGLGHWIDTGVILGVVLINAAIGYIQEGKAEHALEAIRSLLSPEAVVRRDGRRRTVAATTLVPGDIVYLQPGDKVAADLRLFAAKGLAVDESALTGESVPVDKGTEPVAADAALGDRTGMAFAGTLVTAGQGEGVVVATGEATELGRVTGMLARVEVVTTPLLRRLNRLGRQLAVVILGLAAATVLAGMALHGFDPVTLFLAAVGLAVAAIPEGLPAIVTITLALGVRRMAARNAIVRRLPAVETLGAVTVICSDKTGTLTRNEMTVRSVATASHDYRVSGEGYRREGAITGGEPQADRALAALVRALVLCNDTAVDHGDPDAPRVSGDPMEAALLVLAHKAGVDPDALQRQCPRTDIVPFDSEHRYMATRNRLPEGEQVLVKGAPEVILAMCERAQRSDGDAPLDSDAWHARAEAMAAEGQRLLAVAAAPARSHPLHRDHLQGLTLLGIVGIIDPPRSEAIEAVRACQSAGIRVKMITGDHGVTAAAIGRALGLAGSDRAAVTGRELDAMDDAAFARVAREAAVFARVSPEHKLRLVQALQAAGEVAAMTGDGVNDAPALKRADVGVAMGGKGTDAAREAAEVVLADDNFATIEAAVREGRVIYDNIVKSVLFILPTNAGQALMLVLAVLAGMTLPITPVQILWVNMITAVTLALALAFEPPEPGVMARPPRPPRAPLVPSGLWSRLALVALAMVAAAFGLFLLERSQGRDLAEARTLAVNTLVLVELWYLFAARRLRAPTFTRDGLLGNPYVLGAAGLIVAAQLAFTYLPVMQLLFDTRPLGAGDWLRAVLASLPALLLVEAHKWWYRRQPAAGPVRAAGVGVRS; encoded by the coding sequence GTGAGCGCCCAGATCGAAGTTCAGAGCTGGCATGCCCAGACCGCCGAAGACGTTCTGCATGCGCTGGAGACCCATCGCGACGGCCTCTCCGCGGCGGAGGTCGAGCGCCGTCTCGAGCGCTACGGCGAGAACCGCGGCCGGCCGCCGCAGCGCCGCAGCCGCCTGCGCCGGCTGGCCGCCCAGTTCCACAATCTGCTCATCTATCTGCTGATCGCGGCCGCAGCCGTTACCGCCGGCCTCGGCCACTGGATCGACACCGGCGTCATCCTCGGCGTGGTGCTGATCAACGCCGCCATCGGCTACATCCAGGAGGGCAAGGCCGAGCACGCCCTGGAGGCGATCCGCAGCCTGCTCTCGCCGGAGGCCGTGGTGCGGCGTGACGGCCGCCGCCGCACCGTCGCCGCCACGACCCTCGTGCCCGGCGACATCGTCTACCTGCAGCCCGGGGACAAGGTGGCGGCGGATCTGCGCCTGTTCGCCGCCAAGGGCCTGGCGGTGGACGAGTCCGCGCTCACCGGCGAGTCCGTCCCGGTGGACAAGGGCACCGAGCCCGTGGCCGCCGACGCTGCCCTCGGCGATCGCACGGGCATGGCCTTCGCCGGCACGCTGGTGACCGCCGGCCAGGGCGAGGGCGTGGTGGTGGCCACCGGCGAGGCCACCGAGCTCGGCCGCGTCACCGGGATGCTGGCGCGGGTGGAGGTGGTGACGACCCCCCTGCTGCGGCGGCTCAATCGCCTCGGCCGGCAGCTTGCCGTGGTCATCCTCGGGCTTGCTGCCGCCACCGTGCTCGCCGGCATGGCCCTGCACGGCTTCGACCCGGTGACCCTGTTCCTCGCCGCCGTCGGCCTCGCCGTGGCGGCCATCCCCGAGGGCCTGCCGGCCATCGTCACCATCACCCTGGCGCTGGGCGTGCGGCGTATGGCCGCGCGCAACGCCATCGTGCGCCGCCTGCCCGCCGTCGAGACTCTGGGCGCGGTGACGGTCATCTGCTCGGACAAGACCGGCACGCTGACCCGCAACGAGATGACCGTGCGCAGCGTTGCCACGGCGAGCCACGACTACCGGGTAAGCGGCGAGGGCTACCGCCGGGAGGGCGCGATCACCGGCGGCGAGCCGCAGGCGGACCGCGCCCTGGCCGCGCTCGTGCGGGCGCTGGTGCTTTGCAACGACACCGCCGTGGACCATGGCGACCCGGACGCACCCCGCGTATCCGGGGACCCGATGGAGGCGGCGCTGCTGGTGCTGGCCCACAAGGCGGGTGTGGACCCCGACGCCCTGCAAAGGCAGTGCCCGCGCACGGATATCGTGCCCTTCGACTCCGAGCACCGCTACATGGCCACGCGCAACCGCCTTCCCGAGGGTGAGCAGGTGCTGGTGAAGGGGGCGCCGGAGGTCATCCTCGCCATGTGCGAGCGCGCGCAGCGCAGTGACGGGGACGCGCCGCTGGACAGCGACGCCTGGCACGCCCGGGCCGAGGCCATGGCGGCAGAGGGCCAGCGCCTGCTGGCCGTGGCGGCGGCGCCGGCGCGGTCGCATCCGCTGCACCGCGATCACCTCCAGGGGCTGACGCTGCTCGGCATCGTCGGCATCATCGACCCGCCCCGCAGCGAGGCCATCGAGGCCGTTCGCGCCTGCCAGTCCGCCGGCATCCGCGTGAAGATGATCACCGGCGACCACGGCGTCACCGCCGCCGCCATCGGCCGCGCCCTGGGGCTCGCCGGCAGCGACCGCGCCGCGGTTACCGGCCGCGAGCTGGACGCCATGGACGACGCGGCCTTCGCCCGGGTGGCCCGGGAGGCCGCCGTGTTCGCCCGCGTCTCCCCCGAGCACAAGCTGCGCCTCGTGCAGGCGCTGCAGGCCGCCGGCGAGGTGGCGGCAATGACCGGCGACGGCGTCAACGATGCGCCGGCGCTGAAGCGTGCCGACGTCGGCGTCGCCATGGGCGGCAAGGGCACCGACGCCGCCCGCGAGGCCGCCGAGGTGGTGCTCGCCGACGACAACTTCGCCACCATCGAGGCGGCGGTGCGCGAAGGGCGGGTGATCTACGACAACATCGTCAAGTCGGTCCTGTTCATCCTGCCCACCAACGCCGGTCAGGCGCTGATGCTGGTGCTGGCCGTGCTTGCCGGGATGACGCTGCCGATCACCCCGGTGCAGATCCTCTGGGTGAACATGATCACCGCGGTGACGCTGGCGCTGGCACTGGCCTTCGAGCCGCCCGAGCCCGGCGTCATGGCACGCCCGCCGCGGCCGCCGCGGGCGCCGCTGGTGCCTTCCGGGCTCTGGTCGCGCCTGGCGCTGGTGGCGCTGGCCATGGTCGCGGCGGCGTTCGGGCTGTTCCTGCTGGAGCGTTCCCAGGGCCGGGATCTCGCCGAGGCGCGGACGCTCGCGGTGAACACGCTGGTGCTGGTGGAGCTCTGGTACCTGTTCGCGGCGCGCCGGCTGCGGGCGCCGACGTTCACCCGCGACGGCCTGCTCGGCAACCCCTACGTGCTGGGTGCCGCGGGCCTGATCGTCGCCGCGCAGCTCGCCTTCACCTACCTGCCGGTGATGCAGCTGCTCTTCGATACACGCCCGCTCGGGGCCGGGGACTGGCTGCGCGCGGTGCTGGCGAGCCTGCCGGCCCTGCTCCTGGTGGAGGCGCACAAGTGGTGGTACCGCCGCCAGCCGGCGGCGGGGCCGGTACGCGCCGCCGGCGTAGGGGTCAGGTCTTGA
- a CDS encoding HDOD domain-containing protein — MQPEDIASRLSELVSLPRAYHRISEMIDDERYGAADIGRVISHDPALTARLLRLVNSAYYRLPRHVDTVPLAINVVGTRALHELVLATAVASAFSRIDTRLVDMADFWHHSIYCGLMARLLSRELDVGEAEQAFIAGLLHDLGKLALYHELPDETEDILETFAETDTPLHAVEREQLGFDHADVGGALLKAWDLPAVYREAVGCHHRPGESRLYRDEACLVHAANALSKPVEPGHKVRREAVSEPELDPAAAERIRLDAGQVESLRVEADLQSIEVYATLFGR, encoded by the coding sequence ATGCAGCCGGAAGACATCGCCAGCCGCTTGAGCGAGCTCGTCTCGCTGCCGCGGGCCTACCATCGCATCAGCGAGATGATCGACGACGAGCGCTACGGCGCCGCGGACATCGGCCGGGTGATCAGCCACGACCCGGCGCTCACGGCGCGGCTGCTGCGGCTCGTGAACAGCGCCTACTACCGGCTGCCGCGGCACGTGGATACCGTACCGCTTGCGATCAATGTCGTCGGCACGCGGGCGCTGCACGAGCTGGTGCTGGCCACCGCCGTCGCCAGCGCCTTCTCCCGCATCGACACCCGCCTGGTGGACATGGCGGACTTCTGGCATCACAGCATCTACTGCGGCCTGATGGCGCGGCTGCTCTCCCGGGAGCTGGACGTGGGCGAGGCGGAGCAGGCCTTCATCGCCGGGCTGCTGCACGACCTCGGCAAGCTCGCCCTCTACCACGAGCTGCCGGACGAGACCGAGGACATCCTCGAGACCTTCGCCGAGACCGACACGCCGCTGCACGCCGTGGAGCGGGAGCAGCTCGGCTTCGACCACGCCGACGTCGGCGGCGCGCTGCTCAAGGCCTGGGATCTGCCGGCGGTCTACCGCGAGGCCGTAGGCTGCCATCACCGCCCGGGCGAAAGCCGCCTCTATCGCGACGAGGCCTGCCTGGTGCACGCCGCCAACGCCCTCAGCAAGCCGGTGGAGCCGGGCCACAAGGTCCGCCGCGAGGCGGTCAGCGAGCCGGAGCTCGACCCGGCGGCGGCCGAGCGGATCCGCCTCGATGCCGGCCAGGTGGAGTCGCTGCGGGTGGAGGCGGACCTGCAGTCCATCGAGGTCTACGCCACGCTGTTCGGGCGCTAG